The following are encoded in a window of Halorarum salinum genomic DNA:
- a CDS encoding CBS domain-containing protein encodes MSQERRTTVEDVMSTPLETIPKDASVREAARRMRDEEISALVVLTTPRSIISSTDVLDAVADGRDTSELRVSDVMTTDVETAAPELYLEEAAAMMITYGIKHLPVVDDDYVGMVSSTDVTAHLS; translated from the coding sequence ATGAGCCAAGAACGGAGGACGACGGTCGAGGACGTGATGTCCACGCCCCTGGAGACGATCCCGAAGGACGCCTCGGTGCGGGAAGCCGCGCGGCGGATGCGGGACGAGGAGATCAGCGCGCTGGTCGTTCTCACCACGCCGCGGTCCATCATCAGCAGTACGGACGTGCTCGACGCCGTCGCCGACGGCCGGGACACCTCGGAACTGCGGGTCTCCGACGTGATGACGACCGACGTGGAGACCGCCGCGCCGGAGCTCTACCTGGAGGAGGCCGCGGCGATGATGATCACCTACGGCATCAAGCACCTCCCGGTCGTCGACGACGACTACGTCGGGATGGTCTCCTCGACCGACGTCACCGCGCACCTCTCGTAG
- a CDS encoding HalOD1 output domain-containing protein, translating to MTSGPLTLYRGCTPVVDARYHVESDRSPVEALIGALAEAEGVDATDLPSLYDVVDTDALNQLFSRRDGPGNADTVLSFQFDTWNVFVRADGRIRVCDATEPTDPEPVFDTVTA from the coding sequence ATGACATCCGGGCCACTGACGCTGTATCGAGGCTGTACGCCGGTCGTTGACGCGCGCTATCACGTCGAGAGCGACCGATCGCCCGTCGAGGCGCTCATCGGCGCTCTCGCGGAGGCGGAAGGCGTCGATGCGACCGACCTTCCCTCCCTGTACGACGTCGTGGACACCGACGCGCTCAACCAGCTGTTCTCCCGCCGCGATGGGCCTGGGAACGCGGACACGGTCCTCAGTTTCCAATTCGACACGTGGAACGTGTTCGTCCGCGCCGACGGCCGGATCCGCGTCTGTGATGCGACCGAGCCCACGGACCCGGAACCCGTCTTCGACACCGTGACGGCATAA
- a CDS encoding formyltransferase family protein gives MSETPRRIRIALLTSGPTLAKWAATATERMLDETSAEVVLVIEEASTGERSPVDAVRRLVELREWGPVAAGIELLADEPDAVEQVPVRDLEGLEDPEWLTCDPVTADGWKNQLPGRAVDRLAGTDVALRFGFGFLVGEALSAPTMGVLSFHHGDFREYRGQPMGFWEYVHGRETAGVTLQRITETLDGGEILAERRVDIANAPTWGAVKSRLYAASEGMLAEGIRTLRNADDEPVRLSESELGDLYTHPRGRPVLTYLRKTATGKIRQNGTPWSARLSRYH, from the coding sequence ATGTCAGAAACACCACGCCGGATCCGAATCGCGCTGCTTACGAGCGGACCGACGCTCGCGAAGTGGGCCGCTACGGCGACCGAACGAATGCTCGACGAGACGTCCGCGGAGGTCGTCCTCGTGATCGAGGAGGCGTCCACGGGGGAGCGATCACCCGTCGACGCCGTCCGGCGCCTCGTCGAACTGCGGGAGTGGGGGCCGGTCGCGGCCGGCATCGAACTCCTCGCGGACGAACCCGATGCGGTCGAGCAGGTCCCGGTCCGCGACCTTGAGGGCCTGGAGGACCCGGAGTGGCTGACCTGTGATCCAGTTACCGCGGACGGCTGGAAGAATCAGCTCCCCGGACGGGCCGTCGACCGACTGGCCGGGACGGACGTAGCACTCCGATTCGGTTTCGGATTCCTCGTCGGCGAGGCGCTCTCTGCGCCCACGATGGGGGTGTTGAGCTTCCACCACGGGGATTTCCGCGAGTACCGCGGCCAACCGATGGGGTTCTGGGAGTACGTCCACGGCCGGGAGACGGCGGGGGTCACCCTCCAGCGCATCACCGAGACGCTCGACGGCGGCGAGATCCTCGCCGAGCGCCGCGTTGACATCGCCAACGCTCCGACGTGGGGCGCCGTCAAGTCCCGACTGTACGCGGCCTCCGAAGGCATGCTCGCCGAGGGAATCCGAACGCTCCGGAACGCGGATGACGAACCGGTACGGCTCTCCGAGAGCGAACTCGGCGACCTCTACACGCACCCCCGGGGGCGGCCAGTCCTGACGTACCTGCGAAAGACGGCCACGGGGAAGATACGTCAAAACGGGACTCCGTGGAGCGCCCGCCTTTCGAGGTACCATTGA